In Nicotiana tabacum cultivar K326 chromosome 17, ASM71507v2, whole genome shotgun sequence, one DNA window encodes the following:
- the LOC107782864 gene encoding uncharacterized protein LOC107782864, translated as MAEEALAIAEGKYTYVHEVGKGPLEAIDAHHIVVRRSREKGSNLCLFTLLLFAYPSFLVFRQGKLDTLHIWSLVIMALLIRLFLKKPVKKESVLILPAFGVQLETQYGSGKTVRQFVPISRILKPVLTECVTPVTCYWSLSLIIRGEEELMLVFKELRPPVKMLAPIWKALCAAIECGECTEAIT; from the exons ATGGCGGAGGAGGCATTGGCCATAGCAGAAGGGAAATACACATACGTACATGAAGTGGGTAAAGGCCCACTTGAAGCCATTGACGCCCACCATATTGTGGTTCGAAGGAGTAGAGAAAAGGGTTCCAATTTATGCCTCTTTACTCTTCTCCTTTTTGCCTATCCCTCCTTCCTCGTATTCCGGCAG GGAAAGCTAGATACTCTGCATATTTGGAGCTTAGTTATCATGGCATTGCTCATTAGGTTATTTCTAAAGAAGCCAGTTAAGAAAG AGtctgttctaattctgcctgcttTTGGAGTTCAACTTGAGACTCAGTACGGAAG TGGGAAAACAGTTCGCCAGTTTGTCCCCATTAGCAGGATTTTGAAACCAGTGCTGACTGAATGTGTCACACCAGTTACCTGTTATTGGAGTCTGTCTTTGATTATTCGAGGGGAAGAAGAACTTATGCTAGTTTTCAAG GAACTGCGTCCGCCAGTGAAGATGTTAGCGCCCATCTGGAAGGCTTTATGTGCTGCCATCGAATGTGGAGAATGCACGGAGGCAATTACATAG